A window of Thermotoga sp. contains these coding sequences:
- a CDS encoding FGGY-family carbohydrate kinase: MYLIGSDIGTQGTKSVIVNEKGEVLAEAFREYEVITPRPNWAEQWPDVWVKAVFETVKEVVEKSGIPKKEIAGIAISGLYGGSGIPVDRNMQPLRPCLIWMDRRAVKETEWVKQNVPKEKLFEITGNYVDSYFGFTKIMWIRNNEPEIWKRIYKFITPKDYVIYQMTGEIVIDYSSAGNLGGVFDIRKLSWSKEMCDVLGIPIEFLPERIVKSSDVVGKVTKEASKLCGLLEGTPVVAGGIDAPVAQLSAGALEEGEHVAMVGTSTCWGTVHDGSKLAFGLVNYPYVVYDTERIYTFGGSATTGALARWFKEQFGESETIVGERTGISPYQLFDKEVKDIPAGSEGIVVLPYFMGERSPIWDPTARGVFFGVTLYHRRAHLYRALMEGGAYALRHNMEEGLKAGLKLNDECWIVGGVSKSSVWVKIFADVTGFKMRQVASLVEAPYGDAFLAGLGTGVIDRPEKIKEWVRYKEPVEPDLENKKVYDRYYEIYRELYERTKDLMARL; the protein is encoded by the coding sequence ATGTATCTCATTGGAAGCGATATAGGAACACAGGGAACAAAGTCTGTTATCGTGAACGAAAAGGGTGAAGTACTTGCAGAAGCCTTCAGGGAGTACGAGGTGATCACACCAAGACCTAATTGGGCAGAGCAGTGGCCGGATGTGTGGGTGAAAGCAGTCTTCGAGACGGTAAAAGAAGTGGTGGAAAAGTCCGGGATTCCGAAGAAAGAGATAGCCGGTATCGCTATAAGTGGACTCTACGGGGGATCCGGCATACCCGTTGACAGGAACATGCAACCTTTGAGACCCTGTCTGATTTGGATGGACAGAAGAGCGGTGAAAGAAACAGAATGGGTGAAACAGAACGTTCCCAAGGAAAAACTCTTTGAGATCACAGGAAACTATGTGGACTCTTATTTTGGCTTCACCAAGATCATGTGGATCAGAAACAACGAACCTGAGATATGGAAAAGAATTTACAAATTCATCACTCCCAAAGACTACGTGATCTACCAGATGACAGGAGAGATCGTCATAGACTACTCTTCTGCAGGAAACCTGGGTGGAGTCTTCGACATCAGAAAGCTCAGCTGGTCAAAAGAGATGTGCGATGTACTTGGGATTCCGATCGAGTTTCTGCCAGAAAGAATCGTAAAATCTTCGGACGTGGTTGGAAAGGTGACAAAAGAAGCCTCCAAGTTGTGTGGGCTCCTTGAAGGAACACCCGTGGTTGCGGGAGGTATAGACGCTCCTGTTGCGCAGCTTTCTGCTGGGGCCCTCGAAGAAGGAGAGCACGTTGCAATGGTAGGAACATCCACCTGCTGGGGGACCGTGCATGATGGATCCAAACTTGCTTTTGGTCTTGTGAACTATCCGTACGTGGTCTACGATACCGAAAGGATCTACACGTTCGGAGGGTCTGCCACAACAGGAGCACTTGCAAGGTGGTTCAAGGAGCAATTTGGCGAGAGTGAAACGATAGTTGGTGAAAGAACGGGAATATCACCGTACCAACTCTTCGATAAAGAGGTGAAGGACATTCCCGCCGGAAGTGAGGGTATTGTTGTTCTTCCCTATTTCATGGGTGAGAGATCTCCAATCTGGGATCCCACGGCAAGAGGAGTGTTCTTCGGCGTTACACTCTATCACAGAAGAGCCCATCTCTACAGAGCGTTGATGGAAGGTGGAGCATACGCTTTGAGGCACAACATGGAGGAAGGACTGAAAGCTGGTTTGAAGTTGAACGACGAGTGCTGGATCGTCGGTGGTGTTTCGAAATCCTCCGTCTGGGTTAAAATATTCGCGGACGTTACCGGTTTCAAGATGAGACAGGTCGCGAGTCTCGTGGAAGCTCCTTACGGAGATGCCTTCCTTGCAGGACTGGGAACAGGGGTCATAGACAGGCCAGAGAAAATAAAAGAGTGGGTGAGGTACAAAGAGCCCGTAGAGCCAGATCTGGAAAACAAGAAGGTGTACGACAGGTACTACGAGATATACAGAGAACTCTACGAGAGAACG